In the uncultured Methanobacterium sp. genome, one interval contains:
- a CDS encoding exodeoxyribonuclease VII large subunit: MEDKKIFRMALFTAIIGLVGMMVSANYIMPQTVQIKDMNRGMLDKDVSVEGMVTGVSQSQKGGTYFLDLMDGTGKTKVVIFESVASEIQKTNITPQNFINRRVKIDGKVTEYQGSLEVVLKDASSLKIV, encoded by the coding sequence ATGGAGGACAAGAAAATCTTCAGAATGGCTTTATTCACTGCTATTATTGGATTGGTGGGAATGATGGTCTCTGCCAACTATATAATGCCTCAAACAGTCCAAATTAAAGATATGAATCGTGGAATGCTTGATAAAGACGTTTCAGTTGAGGGAATGGTCACCGGGGTCAGTCAATCCCAGAAGGGAGGAACCTACTTTCTGGATTTAATGGATGGAACTGGAAAAACTAAGGTGGTTATATTCGAGAGTGTAGCATCTGAAATCCAGAAAACCAACATAACTCCTCAAAACTTTATTAACAGACGTGTAAAAATTGATGGAAAAGTCACAGAGTATCAGGGTAGCTTGGAAGTGGTGCTAAAGGATGCCAGTTCACTGAAAATAGTATAA
- a CDS encoding ATP-dependent DNA ligase, whose protein sequence is MLYNDLVEVYQDLDSTTKRLEKTDILAKFLAEVGDEEPELLPIVTLLALGRIFPTWSEEELGIGSKLLMKAISQVVGVSPDDVENRMRDTGDIGMAAEELYQKKSQITLFSRPLTIQKVHRNLVKMAEISGNRAQFKKIDYLMELLSSAAPVEAKYLTRTVLEELRVGVGEGTIRDAISQAFNIPKEVAERAHMLTNDMGLVAEVARMEGEEGLRKLTLKPGKPVKPMLAQLSPGIKESVEEMGWAICETKYDGIRVQIHRNGDEIDIFTRRLENISLALPEISDYIEKALPHEDFIVEGEIIASRDGKPISFQYMLQRVKRKYEIDKMVSKIPLTVYLFDVLYYEGPILDEPLQERRKTLESIVKIDEGKLELSAQVKVTPEEIHKAQDLFNHSIEGGHEGIMIKDPNAPYMPGIRGKKMLKLKAEPETLDLVVVGGTYGKGRRAHFIGSYLMAIQDEDNQLKPLAYAATGLDDNTLMELSKMVEPLIINKEGRHVKIEPSIILEIAFSEIVESPESETGYSLRFPVVKRIRNDLGMDEIDTLDRIESIFRNSQKS, encoded by the coding sequence ATGCTTTACAATGATTTAGTGGAAGTTTATCAGGATCTGGACTCTACCACCAAACGTCTGGAGAAAACCGATATTTTAGCTAAATTTTTAGCTGAAGTGGGAGATGAAGAACCTGAACTTCTTCCCATAGTAACTTTACTGGCTTTAGGCCGAATTTTCCCCACATGGAGTGAGGAAGAACTGGGAATAGGATCCAAACTATTAATGAAAGCTATTTCCCAGGTGGTAGGAGTTTCTCCAGATGATGTGGAGAACCGAATGCGGGATACTGGGGATATTGGTATGGCTGCAGAGGAATTATACCAGAAGAAAAGCCAGATAACTCTCTTTAGCCGACCACTCACCATACAGAAAGTACATCGCAATCTGGTGAAAATGGCTGAAATTTCAGGTAACCGTGCCCAGTTTAAAAAAATAGACTATTTAATGGAGTTATTATCCTCAGCAGCTCCAGTTGAGGCCAAATACCTCACCCGAACTGTTTTGGAAGAACTTCGAGTGGGTGTAGGTGAAGGAACCATCAGGGATGCTATTTCTCAGGCATTTAACATACCCAAAGAAGTAGCAGAAAGAGCCCATATGTTAACCAACGATATGGGGCTGGTGGCTGAAGTAGCCAGGATGGAAGGGGAAGAAGGTCTGCGTAAACTAACTTTGAAACCAGGTAAACCTGTAAAACCCATGCTGGCACAGTTATCTCCAGGTATAAAAGAGAGTGTGGAAGAAATGGGTTGGGCCATTTGTGAAACTAAATATGATGGAATACGGGTTCAGATTCACAGAAATGGTGATGAAATTGATATTTTTACCAGAAGGCTGGAAAATATCAGTTTAGCACTTCCTGAAATCTCAGATTATATTGAAAAAGCTCTTCCACATGAAGATTTCATTGTTGAGGGAGAAATAATCGCCAGCAGAGATGGGAAACCAATATCATTCCAGTATATGCTTCAAAGGGTCAAGAGAAAGTACGAAATTGATAAAATGGTTTCTAAAATCCCTTTAACTGTTTATCTTTTTGATGTACTTTACTACGAGGGTCCTATTCTGGATGAACCTCTTCAGGAGAGGAGGAAAACTCTGGAGTCAATAGTTAAAATAGATGAGGGCAAACTGGAGCTTTCTGCTCAGGTTAAAGTTACTCCGGAAGAGATTCATAAGGCTCAGGATCTTTTCAATCACTCCATTGAAGGAGGTCATGAGGGTATCATGATCAAAGATCCTAATGCACCCTACATGCCGGGTATAAGGGGTAAGAAGATGCTTAAATTAAAGGCAGAACCAGAAACCCTGGATCTGGTAGTGGTGGGTGGAACCTATGGGAAGGGTAGGAGGGCTCATTTCATTGGTTCTTACCTGATGGCTATTCAGGACGAGGACAACCAACTCAAACCACTGGCATACGCTGCCACTGGATTGGATGATAACACACTAATGGAACTTTCCAAGATGGTGGAACCTCTAATCATCAATAAAGAAGGTAGACATGTGAAAATAGAGCCTTCAATAATTCTGGAAATTGCTTTCAGTGAAATAGTGGAGAGTCCCGAGTCTGAAACTGGATACTCGCTGCGTTTCCCGGTGGTTAAGAGGATTCGTAATGACCTGGGTATGGATGAAATTGATACTCTGGATAGGATTGAATCTATTTTCAGAAACTCCCAGAAAAGTTGA
- a CDS encoding PAS domain S-box protein, which translates to MAEEIKVLILEDVPLDAELIETQLKREGLQFTSKIVEKEEDYRRELVEFKPSIILADHSLPQFDGITAMNLAREIVPNTPFIFVSGKIGEDFAVEMLKEGATDYVLKNNLSKLPHSVVRALKEAKEKIEKLAAEQALKEREEKYRTLFEYFPNYVVVLGLDGKIIDLNHAAAKFSPLSRDDTIGMYFTDLQSITGEDSSYYNELFSKYLKGEDVKPFESRLISREGEIRLMEIYPAPLLKNGELFAVQVIAQDITERKKAETEINASLKEKEMLLGEINGRVSNYMNMISSLLELQSVYMKDAENREVLKDNKNRVKSMLLIHDGFSQSEDFAVIDFSQYIKKLIELIVSSYRVDTDRIKMITRTDGLMLDIDAAIPCGLILNELLTNAVKHAFPGTSEGEICVDFGFDNHENNVLMVKDNGVGLPTSIEFKESGTMGFQLVNSLVNQLKGSIILSRDKGTTFQIIWSESEY; encoded by the coding sequence ATGGCTGAAGAAATAAAAGTTCTAATACTGGAAGATGTGCCACTGGATGCTGAACTTATAGAAACTCAGCTCAAACGAGAAGGCCTCCAATTCACATCTAAAATCGTGGAAAAAGAAGAAGATTACCGGAGAGAACTGGTGGAGTTCAAGCCGAGCATCATCCTGGCAGACCATTCACTCCCTCAATTTGATGGTATCACTGCCATGAACCTGGCCCGGGAAATCGTTCCCAACACACCTTTTATCTTTGTGAGTGGGAAAATAGGTGAAGATTTCGCGGTTGAAATGCTCAAAGAAGGTGCAACAGATTATGTTCTCAAAAATAACCTCTCAAAACTACCTCACTCTGTTGTAAGGGCTTTAAAAGAAGCTAAAGAAAAAATTGAAAAATTAGCTGCAGAACAGGCCCTCAAAGAACGTGAAGAGAAATACAGGACTCTTTTTGAATATTTCCCCAATTACGTGGTTGTTCTGGGATTGGATGGAAAGATCATTGATCTTAACCATGCTGCGGCTAAATTCAGCCCATTATCCCGTGATGACACTATTGGTATGTATTTCACAGATCTCCAGTCCATTACTGGTGAAGATTCTTCATACTACAATGAACTATTTTCCAAATATCTGAAAGGAGAGGATGTAAAACCATTTGAATCACGTTTGATCTCCAGAGAGGGAGAAATACGTTTAATGGAAATTTACCCTGCCCCTTTACTTAAAAATGGGGAATTATTTGCAGTTCAAGTAATAGCTCAAGATATTACCGAACGAAAAAAGGCAGAAACAGAAATAAACGCGTCTTTGAAGGAGAAAGAGATGCTTCTAGGTGAGATCAATGGGAGAGTTAGTAATTATATGAACATGATCTCAAGCCTCCTGGAACTCCAATCAGTTTACATGAAGGATGCAGAGAACCGGGAAGTTTTAAAAGATAACAAAAACCGGGTTAAATCAATGTTACTAATCCATGATGGATTCTCCCAGTCTGAAGATTTCGCAGTCATCGATTTTTCCCAGTACATAAAAAAACTCATAGAACTCATTGTCAGCTCATACCGAGTGGATACTGACCGAATTAAGATGATTACCCGGACTGACGGGTTGATGCTGGATATTGACGCAGCCATCCCTTGCGGACTAATTCTCAATGAACTTTTAACCAACGCAGTGAAACATGCCTTCCCTGGAACCAGTGAAGGAGAAATTTGCGTGGATTTTGGATTTGATAATCACGAAAACAATGTATTGATGGTCAAAGATAATGGTGTGGGACTTCCTACCAGTATTGAATTTAAGGAAAGTGGAACCATGGGATTCCAACTGGTGAACAGCCTGGTAAACCAGTTAAAAGGTAGTATAATCCTTTCCAGAGATAAGGGGACTACCTTCCAGATTATCTGGTCTGAATCTGAGTATTAA
- a CDS encoding transcriptional regulator FilR1 domain-containing protein: MDYMFELYEQVKDDMKFFIASDVRAKILISLISGSKNLADLRKEIHLSSSTILHGMNQLEQKNFIFRESGNYSLSQTGEVVANKLIDVMRSFYSLNLCEGLFLNHDISCIPPELFKDIGCLEKSFIVKSTSTNIMRPQEVLSEFLSKSENFKQLTSVYNPSSIKIFLETLEKDGKVQLIMTEGIIDKLVENVGKDKLEKWVNEGKLQLMKVDEDVNISLTTGDNFIALGLFSADGAYDLNISLISHGEEAISWGNRLFDHYLQQSTPVKMGSLEMREEMLTIEK; this comes from the coding sequence ATGGACTATATGTTTGAACTATACGAGCAAGTTAAAGATGATATGAAGTTTTTTATAGCCTCAGATGTGCGGGCTAAGATATTAATTAGTTTAATAAGTGGATCTAAGAATTTAGCGGATTTACGTAAGGAGATCCATCTGAGTTCATCTACTATCCTACACGGAATGAATCAACTGGAACAGAAAAATTTCATTTTCCGAGAATCTGGAAACTACTCCCTATCTCAAACTGGAGAAGTTGTAGCCAACAAATTAATCGATGTTATGAGGTCTTTCTATTCCCTGAACCTCTGTGAGGGACTGTTCTTAAACCATGATATCAGTTGCATCCCACCAGAACTTTTCAAAGACATAGGGTGCCTGGAAAAATCATTCATAGTGAAATCAACCAGTACCAATATCATGAGGCCACAAGAGGTTTTATCAGAATTTTTATCCAAAAGCGAAAACTTTAAACAACTTACTTCTGTTTATAACCCTTCAAGTATCAAGATTTTCCTGGAAACCCTTGAAAAAGATGGAAAAGTTCAGCTTATCATGACTGAAGGAATCATTGACAAACTGGTGGAAAATGTCGGGAAAGACAAACTGGAAAAATGGGTCAATGAAGGTAAACTACAGTTAATGAAAGTTGATGAAGATGTGAATATATCCCTGACTACTGGTGACAACTTCATTGCTCTGGGTCTGTTTTCAGCTGACGGAGCTTATGACTTGAATATTTCCCTGATTAGCCATGGTGAAGAAGCTATTTCATGGGGTAATCGGTTATTTGATCACTATTTACAGCAGTCCACTCCAGTTAAGATGGGGTCACTGGAAATGCGTGAGGAAATGCTGACTATAGAAAAATAA
- a CDS encoding ferredoxin-thioredoxin reductase catalytic domain-containing protein — translation MNPDKITADDLNSFYEKSKEEAEDFGYHLNPDEAFTKELLESILINKDRYGYGACPCRLASGVKEEDLDIICPCDYRDPDLDEFGACYCGLYISSEILNGSKKLTSIPERRPGPGQRQSAKQTSQEQTLSTLPLPVWRCRVCGYLCAREEPPETCPICKVGKERFERFI, via the coding sequence ATGAATCCTGATAAAATCACTGCAGATGATTTAAACAGTTTTTACGAGAAGTCAAAAGAAGAAGCAGAGGATTTCGGTTATCATCTAAACCCTGATGAAGCATTTACCAAGGAACTCCTGGAAAGCATCCTCATAAACAAGGATCGTTACGGTTATGGGGCCTGTCCCTGTCGACTGGCATCAGGAGTCAAAGAAGAAGACCTGGATATTATCTGTCCATGTGATTATCGTGATCCTGACCTTGATGAATTTGGAGCATGCTACTGTGGACTTTATATCTCCAGTGAAATACTCAATGGAAGTAAAAAATTAACATCCATACCTGAGAGAAGACCGGGACCCGGGCAACGCCAATCAGCCAAACAAACCTCACAAGAACAAACATTAAGTACTCTCCCTTTACCGGTGTGGAGATGCAGGGTCTGTGGGTATTTGTGTGCTCGTGAAGAGCCACCGGAAACCTGTCCAATATGTAAAGTAGGAAAAGAGAGGTTTGAAAGGTTTATTTAA
- a CDS encoding glutaredoxin family protein — protein sequence MPMQHVDGENKGKTVLFALSTCGWCKKTRMLLEDLGVEYDYIYVDLLEGEERQEVIQQVEKWNSQLSFPTLVINDEETIVGFNEDKVREILG from the coding sequence ATGCCAATGCAACATGTTGATGGTGAAAACAAAGGTAAAACAGTCCTTTTTGCTTTAAGTACCTGTGGATGGTGTAAAAAAACCAGAATGCTTCTGGAGGATCTGGGAGTGGAATACGATTATATCTACGTGGACCTCCTGGAAGGAGAAGAAAGACAGGAAGTAATCCAACAAGTTGAAAAGTGGAACTCTCAACTTTCATTCCCTACTCTGGTTATAAATGATGAAGAAACCATTGTGGGATTCAATGAAGATAAAGTGAGGGAGATATTGGGATGA
- the thiC gene encoding phosphomethylpyrimidine synthase — MTQLYQAGKGQTTDEIRKIAEYEGIDVQKLIKRVAKGHVVIPSNKNRNTKPCGVGRGLSTKINANLGSSPELENVQLEVKKAKIAAEYGADAVMDLSTGPKFREVRKAVMESTDLPIGTVPIYQAGITASQTKDAVVNMDEDDMFRAIEEQAREGVDFMTVHSGITMDTVEKVKRSERVMGVVSRGGAFLTAWILHNHEENPLYKNYDYLLEIAREHDVTLSLGDGLRPGCLADASDIPQIGELLILGDLVKRAREADVQVMVEGPGHVPLNQVEANMQIQKTVCKGAPFYVLGPIVTDLAPGYDHITSAIGGALAARAGADFLCYVTPAEHLSIPGLQDVKEGVVASKIAAQAADVANGLESAWAKEMEMARARKNFQWEKQYQLAFDSEKARKCRERRVTPESDMCTMCGEFCALRMVRDNI; from the coding sequence GTGACTCAGTTATACCAGGCTGGCAAAGGCCAGACCACAGATGAAATACGAAAAATAGCCGAATATGAAGGCATAGATGTTCAAAAACTCATAAAAAGAGTTGCTAAAGGTCATGTGGTGATTCCAAGTAACAAAAACAGGAACACCAAACCCTGTGGGGTAGGCAGGGGACTCAGTACCAAGATCAATGCCAATCTGGGATCTTCCCCTGAACTGGAAAATGTGCAACTGGAAGTGAAAAAGGCCAAAATAGCAGCAGAATATGGTGCTGATGCAGTAATGGATCTTTCCACCGGGCCAAAATTCCGTGAAGTGCGTAAAGCAGTAATGGAATCTACCGATCTTCCCATAGGAACTGTCCCCATATACCAGGCAGGAATAACTGCTTCCCAAACCAAGGATGCGGTGGTTAATATGGATGAAGATGATATGTTCCGGGCTATTGAAGAACAGGCCAGGGAAGGAGTGGACTTCATGACAGTGCACAGTGGCATCACCATGGACACTGTGGAGAAAGTCAAAAGGTCAGAAAGGGTTATGGGAGTGGTAAGTCGTGGTGGAGCTTTTCTAACCGCATGGATACTTCATAATCATGAAGAAAACCCATTGTACAAAAATTACGATTACCTACTGGAGATTGCCCGTGAACACGACGTGACTCTCTCGCTGGGTGATGGTCTCAGGCCGGGTTGTCTGGCTGATGCCTCGGACATACCCCAGATTGGAGAGCTCCTGATTCTGGGGGATCTGGTTAAACGTGCCCGAGAGGCAGATGTGCAAGTCATGGTAGAAGGACCCGGACACGTCCCCTTAAACCAGGTGGAAGCCAACATGCAAATCCAGAAAACAGTCTGTAAAGGTGCCCCATTCTATGTTTTAGGGCCAATAGTAACTGATCTGGCACCCGGATACGATCACATAACTTCAGCCATTGGAGGGGCCCTGGCAGCCCGTGCAGGTGCTGATTTCCTGTGTTACGTTACTCCTGCAGAACATCTTTCCATACCTGGATTGCAGGATGTTAAAGAGGGTGTTGTTGCATCAAAAATAGCTGCACAGGCTGCAGATGTTGCAAATGGGCTTGAAAGTGCCTGGGCCAAGGAAATGGAAATGGCCAGAGCCCGAAAGAATTTCCAGTGGGAAAAACAGTACCAACTTGCATTTGACTCTGAAAAGGCCAGAAAATGTCGTGAAAGGAGAGTTACTCCTGAAAGTGACATGTGTACCATGTGTGGGGAGTTCTGTGCCCTGAGGATGGTGCGGGATAACATATAA
- a CDS encoding CBS domain-containing protein produces the protein MIKKLHAQDIMIQEVHVTSPNDLVAAAKLKMMRCNVGGLPVVNEKQLVGIITHRDVLLAGGESLGLKVGDLMSKDLEVVNKDTPVMIITRIMADKGFQRIPVVEDGNLVGLITQSSLIRALADSGE, from the coding sequence ATGATAAAAAAACTGCATGCTCAGGATATCATGATCCAGGAAGTGCATGTTACCTCTCCCAATGACCTGGTAGCAGCTGCCAAGCTGAAAATGATGCGCTGTAACGTCGGAGGCCTGCCAGTAGTAAATGAAAAACAACTGGTAGGGATAATAACCCATAGGGACGTCTTATTAGCCGGAGGAGAATCTCTAGGCCTTAAAGTGGGCGATTTAATGAGTAAAGACCTTGAGGTAGTAAATAAAGACACTCCAGTTATGATTATTACCCGGATCATGGCCGATAAAGGTTTCCAGAGAATTCCAGTGGTGGAAGATGGTAACCTGGTGGGACTCATAACCCAGAGCTCACTTATCCGTGCACTTGCTGATTCAGGGGAATAA
- a CDS encoding methanogenesis marker 8 protein, whose amino-acid sequence MDEHVIEALGKTRVKVKNGKVVEVGEPKIEYCPIFDKYRGIKKLTSKDVKENIEFRINDFGFCTGERTLRMQDFLSFGVSETLNTMVEEGEIDAVVTVCEGCGTVILTEPELIQGIGGRVSGLVSTTPLEDVMNTLGLENILNSKTAEINQVEGVIKAIEMGFKKIAVTLVAAADAKKIREIEKRTPGVKIYIFVAHVTQISEENAKNLFKYADVITGCASKCVREIGEDKSYFRAGESIPIYGVTEAGKKFLELRIEKIGGLKDKKDPKIPKPLL is encoded by the coding sequence ATGGATGAGCATGTGATTGAAGCCCTGGGTAAAACTAGGGTTAAAGTTAAAAACGGAAAGGTAGTAGAGGTCGGGGAGCCTAAAATAGAATACTGCCCAATATTTGATAAATACAGGGGAATAAAAAAGCTTACATCTAAAGATGTAAAGGAAAACATCGAGTTTCGAATAAATGACTTTGGTTTTTGCACTGGTGAGAGAACCCTGAGAATGCAGGATTTTCTTTCTTTTGGAGTTTCAGAAACCCTGAACACCATGGTTGAAGAGGGAGAAATCGATGCAGTGGTAACTGTATGTGAGGGATGTGGGACAGTAATATTAACCGAACCAGAGTTGATTCAGGGTATTGGGGGTAGAGTGTCGGGTTTGGTAAGTACAACTCCTCTTGAAGATGTTATGAATACCTTAGGGCTTGAAAATATATTAAATTCAAAAACAGCAGAGATTAATCAGGTTGAAGGTGTTATTAAAGCAATTGAAATGGGATTTAAAAAAATAGCAGTTACACTGGTTGCTGCGGCTGATGCAAAGAAGATCAGGGAAATTGAAAAACGGACTCCCGGTGTAAAAATATACATTTTTGTAGCCCATGTGACCCAGATTTCGGAGGAAAATGCTAAAAATCTCTTCAAATATGCGGATGTGATAACTGGTTGTGCATCTAAATGTGTCCGGGAAATTGGGGAAGATAAATCTTATTTCAGGGCAGGAGAATCCATACCAATCTATGGAGTTACTGAAGCAGGTAAAAAATTCCTGGAGCTTCGAATTGAGAAAATTGGTGGATTAAAGGACAAAAAAGATCCAAAGATTCCTAAGCCTCTACTTTAA